A stretch of DNA from Lodderomyces elongisporus chromosome 4, complete sequence:
TGCATTGTATGTAATATACATCTAAAGTGTACATTGTCTTATTCTAGTTAAACCCAGTCACCGGTTAATATAAAGGTTTTGCCACcgctctttctcttttgtctaTCTTGGTCTCTTTGCATATATTGTTGTAAATCTGCACCTGTCCAATCATTTTTgttgccttttttttttgcactACAAAACATTTCTAGTGAATATTCAGATACCAGCatattctctctctctgtggTCCCTGTTCTTAAAAGACCTTACGGAAATCTTCTCTCACCAAAGTCGTCCTAACTTTTAACAACGGCCAATTAAATTATAATATTATAAAcgtaaagaaagaagggtAACAACGTTTGTCGGTATGCGTTTGGtgactttttgtttctagAAATTGCACACTGTTCAATCTGGCCAATTTGTTGTATATCACATTGCACATTTCCATTGCACAAACAAAGAGCGAACAACAATACTCTAGTATCCAATGCAATACCATAGTAGTACAAGTGGATACTGTATTGGTACGACATTCCATTACaccaactacaacaacagcggttcctcttcctcttcctcttcctcttcttcgttattattattattattactattattattactttccatttttttcccaAATTTATTTGTAGCTAATATTATATATAACCCTACTTACGTATACACATACTCTACATACATTACTTAATCCTATTGTTACCAGTATAagctactactactactactactgctaatACTACTGCGCTCCTTTAGCCCCCGCTACCAGTGCATTTGTGTCGCACTTAgacaaatttcaaatttcctTTCCAAATAATAATTGAATTTCCCACCCAGATTATATTTCACCCTGGCTATATTGGCACAAAAATTGAGCCCTAATTTACTCCGTTTGACTAGTGTGATCtttgaaataaataaaaaataggCATAATAgaacatcaacaatatcatCTAACAACAGTTGAAACCCACTAACCCCACCTTCTCTAACCCCCTACCTCCTCCCTCCTCCTATCACTCCTTCTATTCCTACTCCtacttttgaaaagaagtaTAGTAAATAGACTATAAGCTCGCACAAACCACAAATATCCCTGCGAAGCAAAAGGCAAGTGATAAAGTAAATAGAAGGCGTATTAGATATACACCCTATTAGATTGAAGCTATACTTGGAAccagcaactgcaactgcaactgtaACTGCAACCgcaatagcaatagcaacaacaacagcaaagacaggaacaagaacaagaacaagaacaagaaccaGACAATAAGAATAACACCCCCTCCTATCCCCACATCACATCCAATCCTTACCgcccctttcttttcccccCTCAACCCACTCCCTTATTTCTTATATCCCGTCATATCacattaccaaaaaaaaaaaaaaaaagaaggagtgCAACATTTTCATCGTTTCATCGGTTTCGATATCTCCACAATACATTatttcaaatacaaatacatatacatataaatatataagcAAGGCATATTCTACTCTGTCAAGAACCACTTCACATGTTTAACACCAAgatatttgaaaataacaGTAGTTCCTCATCTACACTGGCCGCTACGGCAGCTATGAACCTACCTTTACAACCAACAATACAAGACCAACACCCGCTTTCCCTGAATTCGGTATCAAACTCAACtacaaactcaaactcactttcaaactcaaattcaaactcaaactcaaactccTCACAATCAACTTCCTCATCAAGCCAACACTTTCATTCCAGTAGCGATAGCATGAGTATAGACCAGCCGCAACCAATAGATATCACATTCAACCATCGCCCATCTATTTTCAACAACTCGCGATTCAGAAGAGAATCAGTTGCTCATTCTCAAGGTATGGGTGGTATTTCGTGGGGTTCAGTTACTATTGGATCCTGGTTAAAAGACGAAGTCATGTCAGCCAATATAGGTGTAGCAACAGGTGTCGGTGGCAGTGGCGGCATCACAACAAACTTTTTGAGCCCTCACCTAAACCCACAACTGCATAGCAATAGTCACCAACAGCTGCACAACCATTCAGTCCATAATAGTAGTAATTTGCATCTGcatctgctgctgctgctgcaacaGGTGCTGCATGGTAATCAAAACTTGATCAATCCAAGACGAGGCTCCTTTAGAACCGCTTTACACCCAAGTTTGTcgcctcaacaacaaacatcGTATTTGCCTGATTTGGAAGCAGATTACTGTAAAGATTACAATTGTTGTGGCGAATTGCTTCCAACATTGCATGATTTATTGAGACATTATGAGGAGGCTCATATCCTGGCGTCACCTCCACTTGACTCCAATCAACACTTGTTGAATAACAATAGGAATCGAAATAATTACAATAACATACATAACGTCATGGAAACTGTATCCACAACCGATGTGTTTTTGAATAATCACCATACTGATCGAAAGAACTATGATGGCGGAAACTACCACTTTAACAACCACCAACAAGCTCAGCATTCA
This window harbors:
- the SFP1 gene encoding transcription factor; this encodes MFNTKIFENNSSSSSTSAATAAMNLPLQPTIQDQHPLSSNSVSNSTTNSNSLSNSNSNSNSNSSQSTSSSSQHFHSSSDSMSIDQPQPIDITFNHRPSIFNNSRFRRESVAHSQGMGGISWGSVTIGSWLKDEVMSANIGVATGVGGSGGITTNFLSPHLNPQSHSNSHQQSHNHSVHNSSNLHSHSSSSSQQVSHGNQNLINPRRGSFRTALHPSLSPQQQTSYLPDLEADYCKDYNCCGELLPTLHDLLRHYEEAHISASPPLDSNQHLLNNNRNRNNYNNIHNVMETVSTTDVFLNNHHTDRKNYDGGNYHFNNHQQAQHSQHPNQNQNHHNPSQSQSSQQLQNQHQHQHQHQHPQSANANQQSLSSVSSMSQHARGGANSQFLNNQFGTHQSPLSSNDDTPMQNDDDDIYIDDPARHLYVMENEENKPFKCPVIGCDKTYKNQNGLKYHRSHGHQGQSLRENPDGTISIIDPDSNSPYLDNSALEKDKPYRCEVCGKRYKNLNGLKYHRGHTTH